The following proteins come from a genomic window of Edaphobacter sp. 4G125:
- a CDS encoding VirB8/TrbF family protein, producing the protein MSAHTAHIETALSPEHALLTDRIGNEVYASHYSERKAYRFIIGCGTVLLCGSSWLNFSLAHRPIANRYIRIDEMGRAQAIQYTDLNYSPREGEVRTYLTDWANYRFTINREVIAKKYALNYYFLSQPLAAQLMASDNQTHLVSQVTGGQIESGDVQVRNVTITSMSEETVQGTLVARGTALLTLDKLYSEQTSHQPRTEHWLLSVTYYLNPKQVSDQAKIYPQYEFINPLGLTITEFHENRVSVDIVSPGAVGGNPNASAQPTTGAAR; encoded by the coding sequence ATGTCAGCACACACAGCTCACATTGAAACTGCGCTATCACCCGAGCACGCTTTGCTTACCGACCGGATCGGCAACGAGGTCTATGCGTCTCACTACTCGGAGCGCAAAGCCTACCGCTTCATCATCGGTTGTGGAACGGTTCTCCTCTGCGGGTCGTCCTGGTTGAACTTCTCTTTGGCCCACCGGCCCATCGCCAATAGGTATATTCGCATTGACGAGATGGGGCGCGCCCAGGCGATTCAGTACACGGACCTCAACTACAGTCCGCGCGAGGGTGAGGTTCGCACCTATCTGACCGATTGGGCGAATTACCGTTTCACCATCAATCGCGAGGTTATTGCGAAGAAGTACGCGCTGAACTACTACTTTCTTTCGCAGCCGCTCGCCGCACAGTTGATGGCGTCTGACAATCAGACTCATCTCGTCTCTCAAGTAACTGGCGGCCAAATCGAATCGGGCGACGTTCAGGTGCGGAATGTCACGATCACCTCCATGTCGGAGGAGACCGTCCAAGGAACGCTTGTAGCGCGTGGGACGGCACTTCTCACACTCGACAAACTCTATTCGGAACAGACATCACACCAGCCCCGGACGGAGCATTGGCTGCTGTCTGTGACGTACTACCTGAACCCAAAGCAGGTCAGCGATCAGGCTAAGATTTATCCGCAATACGAGTTCATCAATCCGCTCGGTTTAACCATCACGGAGTTCCACGAAAATCGAGTCTCCGTGGACATCGTTTCGCCTGGCGCTGTGGGCGGGAATCCAAACGCCTCCGCCCAGCCGACGACCGGAGCTGCGCGATGA
- a CDS encoding CpaF family protein → MSFELILPFFPDELRTLLLDPSISDLMINGTMGVFADKGGLVEQIPLSAPYTNDRLQAAIERVARILGQDLTQQNPILNTRMPDGSRVAVVGSPSSINGPTLTVRKFNRWFTSDELVASGSLPSLIRDDVVNLILKRKNGIISGGTGSGKSTLMKALLDHVPMHERLVVIEQPAELKVAHPNAVRWEAVAAIPGQVAITPSQLVAAALRHRPDRIIMGEIRDECGYDLLQAMNTGHGGTLSTLHADSAVDALDRLADMALSARTNLNQSFVRSQTGKAVDFVLHCERDPMGRRRVRELVTVSGYSHAEQSFVTEEVYRASDA, encoded by the coding sequence ATGAGCTTTGAGCTGATACTTCCGTTCTTTCCCGACGAGCTGCGGACGCTGTTGCTCGACCCGTCTATCTCCGACTTGATGATTAACGGGACCATGGGAGTGTTCGCAGATAAGGGTGGCTTAGTGGAGCAGATCCCGCTCTCCGCTCCTTACACGAATGACCGCCTGCAGGCCGCCATTGAGCGGGTGGCCCGCATCCTGGGGCAAGACCTTACACAGCAAAACCCCATCCTGAATACACGTATGCCGGACGGCTCTCGTGTGGCCGTGGTTGGCTCTCCTTCGTCGATCAATGGCCCCACGCTTACCGTCCGCAAATTCAATCGTTGGTTTACCAGCGATGAGCTGGTCGCCAGTGGTAGTTTGCCTTCGCTAATTCGCGATGATGTCGTGAACCTCATCCTGAAGCGCAAGAACGGCATTATCAGCGGTGGAACCGGGTCGGGCAAGTCCACGTTGATGAAGGCGCTGCTTGACCATGTTCCAATGCATGAACGACTCGTCGTGATAGAGCAACCGGCCGAACTGAAAGTAGCCCATCCGAACGCAGTTCGCTGGGAGGCTGTCGCCGCGATCCCAGGCCAAGTCGCCATCACACCGAGCCAGTTGGTGGCAGCAGCTCTACGCCACCGACCCGACCGCATCATCATGGGTGAAATCCGCGACGAATGCGGATACGACTTGCTGCAGGCAATGAACACCGGGCACGGCGGAACGCTCTCCACATTGCACGCGGATTCCGCCGTCGATGCACTGGACAGACTTGCAGACATGGCTCTCAGTGCAAGAACGAACTTGAATCAGTCTTTCGTCCGGTCGCAGACCGGCAAAGCCGTGGACTTCGTATTGCATTGCGAGCGCGATCCCATGGGCCGCCGCAGAGTCCGGGAACTCGTCACCGTCTCCGGTTACAGCCATGCGGAACAGTCCTTCGTCACCGAGGAGGTCTATCGTGCCTCCGACGCCTGA
- a CDS encoding single-stranded DNA-binding protein: protein MASPSVTRAGYGKYNETEITTMYLNRAILMGFLGSDAEVRTGKNNQNFTTFSIATKLSYKSKETGEYVSHTEWHRCIVFGKFSEFAATLKKGAHIQVEGEIRHTEYTPKKAKKPVRSDSLRVTSILKLDRAEKATPEELESEPVTTDEDIPF from the coding sequence TTGGCTTCGCCTAGTGTGACCCGAGCAGGATACGGGAAATACAACGAAACGGAGATCACCACCATGTACCTGAACAGAGCAATCCTTATGGGCTTCCTCGGTAGCGACGCGGAAGTACGCACCGGCAAGAACAACCAGAACTTCACCACGTTTTCCATTGCCACCAAGCTCTCGTACAAGAGCAAAGAAACCGGCGAATACGTCTCGCATACCGAATGGCATCGCTGCATCGTCTTCGGCAAGTTCAGCGAGTTCGCAGCCACGCTCAAGAAGGGCGCTCACATCCAGGTCGAGGGTGAAATTCGCCACACAGAGTACACCCCGAAGAAGGCGAAGAAGCCGGTACGCAGCGACAGCCTTCGGGTGACTTCGATCCTCAAGCTGGACCGGGCCGAGAAGGCTACCCCGGAAGAGCTTGAGTCGGAGCCGGTGACGACTGACGAGGACATCCCCTTCTAG
- a CDS encoding RepB family DNA primase, producing the protein MNEIAKDFLARCFAPGSTIALLLRTVIPAKTQQRVVMLEQALAPRYLGWLAHENRNGANIYVAANPLRSGSRKRTKDSIASVRHVYLDIDEDGDARLAALRASDAVPSASAILSTSPGKYQVFWRVEGFDFELQEITLKQLATVFGGDPACTDCNRVLRIPGFVNRKYSPAHTVTVEYPSNALAHPSDFQLPNDMTDAALQLRGTARAIGSRKDSHSEADWAWVCHELAQGKDAGKLTHELASRRSDKPNPLYYAQRTVDVASARQWLLEGAPIDDVITVLSERRRFELPTALCSARAREIAATAQRLVARRKIA; encoded by the coding sequence ATGAACGAAATCGCCAAAGACTTTCTCGCCCGTTGCTTCGCTCCGGGTTCCACCATCGCTCTCCTGCTGCGCACGGTGATTCCGGCTAAAACGCAACAGCGTGTCGTGATGCTTGAGCAGGCACTTGCGCCTCGTTATCTCGGCTGGCTCGCGCATGAGAACCGTAACGGCGCGAACATCTATGTGGCTGCCAATCCGCTTCGCTCTGGCAGCCGGAAGCGCACAAAAGACTCCATCGCTTCCGTCCGTCATGTCTATCTCGACATCGACGAGGACGGCGATGCCCGACTCGCTGCGCTGCGTGCATCGGATGCGGTGCCTTCGGCCTCCGCAATCCTCTCCACTTCGCCCGGCAAGTACCAGGTCTTCTGGCGCGTTGAAGGATTCGACTTCGAGTTGCAGGAGATCACTCTCAAGCAGCTCGCCACTGTCTTCGGCGGCGATCCTGCCTGCACCGACTGCAACCGGGTGCTTCGCATCCCCGGCTTCGTGAATCGGAAGTATTCTCCCGCTCACACCGTCACGGTCGAATATCCTTCCAACGCCCTTGCACATCCGTCGGACTTTCAGTTGCCGAATGACATGACGGATGCCGCACTGCAGCTTCGCGGAACTGCGCGGGCTATCGGATCACGGAAGGACAGCCACTCAGAAGCAGATTGGGCATGGGTTTGCCATGAGCTTGCGCAAGGCAAAGATGCCGGCAAGCTGACGCATGAGCTGGCTTCGCGCCGCTCGGATAAGCCTAACCCCCTCTATTACGCCCAGCGGACTGTTGACGTGGCATCCGCCCGTCAATGGCTCCTTGAAGGCGCTCCGATTGACGACGTAATCACGGTGCTTTCGGAGCGTC